A genomic region of Xiphophorus couchianus chromosome 9, X_couchianus-1.0, whole genome shotgun sequence contains the following coding sequences:
- the LOC114151374 gene encoding angiotensin-converting enzyme gives MGAMVPEARRLLRAALLLLPALLLLCEALPAAWLPGVYVDSVDDAQRFLGDYNSTAEEVSFYSVSASWNYNTNLTEHNSKLQVAASLEEQAFVEAWGREAKQVFSPDTLNSLSTADKKLIEKIKSLGAANLPQAEREEYNTILSTMDSIYSTAKVYPEPDISWSLEPELTEILANSRSYKKLLFAWEGWHNASGVPLKEHYPRFVELSNNASKLDGFNDTGADWRSWYETETFQQDLENLYKTIEPLYLNLHAFVRRKLYNFYGPKYINLKGPIPAHLLGNMWAQAWNNIYDMMIPFPDKPNLDVTNEMVKQGYNATHMFRVAEEFFTSLGLKEMPPEFWEGSMLVKPEDREVVCHASAWDFYNRRDFRIKQCTTVTMEQLFTVHHEMGHVQYYLQYKDQPIGHRRGANPGFHEAIGDVMSLSVSTPKHLHEINLLESVTTDAETDLNFLLKTALEKIAFLPFGYLIDLWRWGVFSGSIPPEKYNSEWWYLRTKYQGICPPTSRTEEHFDPGAKYHIPGNTPYIRYFVSFILQFQFHEKLCEAAKHTGPLHTCDIYRSAEAGEILQKVLEAGSSKPWPEVLQEAIGTNKMNAASLMKYFDPIIKWLEQQNVNETLGWSLFNWVPPIPEGYPEDIDKNTDELHAKQFLDEYNSTVEIVWNAYTEANWKYNTNITEANNQEVLKKDLEMAAHTLEYGLKARQYDTSDFQDPSVKRIIKKLSDLEKAALPTAELEELNNIMSNMETKYSVAEVCRENGKCHPLDPDLQRIMAESRDYDELLFAWKGWRDAAGKVIRDDYKRYVELANKAATLNGYSDNGAFWRSLYETPTFEEDLEALWKELEPLYLNVHAYVRRALYKTYGSDSINLKGPIPAHLLGNMWAQTWSGIMDLVMPYPDATQVDATPAMVSQGWNATRMFQESDRFFTSLGLLPMPQEFWDKSMLEKPTDGRQVVCHASAWDFFNRKDFRIKQCTVVTMDDLITVHHEMGHVQYFLQYKDQPVSFRTGANPGFHEAIGDVLALSVSTPKHLQSIGLLDKVESNHESDINFLMSMALDKIAFLPFGYLMDQWRWKVFDGRIPSSDYNKEWWNLRLKYQGLCPPVTRTEDDFDPGAKFHVPASVPYVRYFISFVIQFQFHKALCDAAKHVGPLHTCDIYRSKEAGKLLGDVMRLGYSKPWPEAMAMITGQSKMSVQPLMQYFQPLITWLEEENKKNNEVRGWPDYNWRPSDPEVATNDEKVEFLGLKVDKAAAKAGQWLLLSISLAFLVVIIQLAYKYRKSKKRNKSLSMMELKQKD, from the exons ATGGGAGCCATGGTTCCCGAGGCGCGCAGGCTGCTGAGAgcggcgctgctgctgctgccagccctgctgctgctgtgtgaagcTCTGCCAGCCGCCTGGCTGCCAGGGGTCTATGTCGACTCAGTCGATGATGCCCAGAGGTTCCTCGGTGACTACAACAGCACCGCAGAGGAGGTGTCCTTCTACAGCGTGTCCGCCAGCTGGAACTACAACACCAACTTGACAGAGCACAACTCCAAGCTGCAG GTAGCTGCAAGTCTCGAAGAACAAGCCTTTGTAGAGGCCTGGGGGCGGGAGGCCAAGCAGGTCTTTTCTCCGGATACCCTGAACAGTCTTTCTACAGCCGACAAGAAACTGATTGAAAAGATCAAGTCACTGGGAGCTGCCAACCTTCCACAGGCTGAACGAGAGGAG tATAACACCATCCTGAGCACCATGGACAGTATTTATTCAACAGCTAAGGTGTACCCAGAGCCAGACATAAGCTGGAGCCTGGAACCTG AACTCACAGAAATTCTGGCCAACTCCAGGAGTTATAAGAAGTTACTGTTTGCTTGGGAAGGCTGGCACAATGCATCAGGTGTGCCTCTTAAGGAGCATTATCCCAGGTTTGTGGAGCTCAGCAACAACGCCTCAAAGCTCGATG GCTTTAATGACACTGGGGCTGATTGGCGCTCTTGGTATGAGACCGAAACCTTTCAGCAGGATTTAGAGAATCTCTACAAGACGATTGAACCGCTCTACCTGAACCTGCATGCCTTTGTGCGACGCAAGCTCTACAACTTCTATGGACCCAAATATATCAACCTAAAGGGACCCATCCCTGCACACCTGTTGG GAAATATGTGGGCCCAGGCATGGAATAACATTTATGATATGATGATCCCATTTCCTGACAAACCCAACCTGGATGTGACCAACGAGATGGTCAAACAG GGCTACAATGCCACACACATGTTCCGTGTGGCCGAGGAGTTCTTCACCTCTCTGGGTCTGAAGGAGATGCCTCCAGAGTTCTGGGAAGGGTCAATGCTTGTTAAGCCTGAAGATCGGGAGGTTGTGTGCCATGCGTCTGCCTGGGACTTTTATAACCGCAGAGACTTCAG GATTAAGCAGTGCACCACAGTAACCATGGAACAGCTCTTCACTGTGCACCATGAGATGGGCCACGTCCAGTATTACCTGCAGTACAAGGATCAGCCTATAGGCCACCGCCGTGGAGCCAACCCTGGTTTCCATGAAGCTATCGGTGACGTTATGTCCCTGTCAGTTTCAACACCCAAGCACCTTCATGAGATCAACCTTCTGGAGTCTGTGACCACCGACGCAG AAACTGATCTGAACTTCCTGTTGAAGACCGCTCTGGAGAAGATAGCCTTCCTTCCCTTTGGCTACCTCATTGACCTCTGGAGATGGGGCGTGTTTAGTGGAAGCATTCCTCCGGAGAAGTACAACTCGGAATGGTGGTACCTCAG AACAAAGTACCAAGGAATTTGCCCACCTACCAGCCGAACAGAGGAGCACTTTGATCCCGGAGCAAAGTATCACATTCCCGGAAACACGCCATACATCAG GTACTTCGTCAGCTTCATCCTCCAGTTCCAGTTTCATGAAAAACTCTGTGAGGCAGCCAAGCACACCGGGCCTCTGCACACCTGCGACATCTACCGCTCTGCAGAGGCCGGCGAGATTCTACA AAAAGTTCTTGAAGCAGGTTCCTCTAAGCCCTGGCCAGAAGTCCTCCAAGAGGCCATAGGCACAAATAAGATGAACGCTGCTTCTCTGATGAAATACTTCGACCCCATAATCAAGTGGCTggaacaacaaaatgtgaatgaGACTCTGGGATGGTCTCTATTCAACTGGGTCCCGCCCATCCCTGAAGGCTACCCTGAAGATATCG ACAAGAATACAGACGAGCTTCATGCAAAGCAATTTCTGGATGAATACAACAGCACAGTGGAAATAGTGTGGAATGCCTACACTGAGGCCAACTGGAAGTACAACACGAACATCACTGAAGCTAATAACCAGGAAGTG CTTAAGAAAGACCTGGAAATGGCGGCTCACACCCTGGAGTACGGCCTGAAGGCTCGCCAATACGACACCTCCGACTTCCAGGACCCGTCGGTCAAACGCATCATCAAAAAACTCAGTGACCTTGAGAAGGCAGCGCTGCCAACTGCAGAACTGGAAGAG ttaaataataTTATGTCTAACATGGAGACAAAATATAGTGTGGCAGAAGTTTGTAGGGAAAATGGCAAATGTCATCCACTGGATCCAG atcTCCAGAGAATCATGGCAGAGTCCAGGGATTATGATGAACTCTTGTTTGCCTGGAAAGGATGGAGAGACGCTGCTGGCAAAGTAATTCGTGATGATTATAAGAGATATGTTGAACTGGCCAATAAGGCTGCCACACTCAATG GGTATTCTGATAATGGGGCTTTCTGGCGGTCCCTGTATGAAACCCCTACCTTCGAAGAGGACCTGGAGGCTCTGTGGAAGGAACTGGAGCCGCTCTATCTCAACGTTCACGCCTACGTTCGAAGGGCTCTTTACAAAACGTATGGCTCCGATAGCATCAACTTAAAGGGGCCCATCCCTGCTCACTTGTTGG GCAACATGTGGGCACAGACATGGTCTGGAATCATGGATTTAGTCATGCCCTATCCAGATGCCACACAAGTCGATGCCACACCAGCTATGGTGTCACAg GGCTGGAATGCAACCAGGATGTTTCAGGAGTCGGACAGGTTTTTCACCTCTCTGGGTCTGCTGCCAATGCCACAAGAGTTCTGGGACAAATCCATGCTGGAGAAGCCGACTGACGGACGCCAGGTGGTGTGCCATGCCTCTGCGTGGGATTTCTTTAACCGAAAGGACTTCAG GATAAAACAATGCACCGTTGTGACTATGGATGACCTGATCACTGTGCACCATGAGATGGGCCATGTGCAGTACTTCCTGCAGTACAAAGACCAGCCCGTTTCGTTCCGCACCGGTGCCAACCCAGGCTTCCACGAAGCCATCGGAGACGTTCTCGCGCTGTCCGTCTCCACGCCCAAACATCTGCAGAGCATCGGGCTCCTGGACAAAGTGGAGAGTAACCACG AGAGTGACATCAACTTTTTGATGAGCATGGCGCTGGACAAAATTGCCTTCCTGCCTTTTGGCTACCTGATGGACCAGTGGAGATGGAAGGTCTTCGACGGACGCATCCCATCGTCGGATTATAATAAAGAGTGGTGGAACCTCAG ACTGAAATACCAGGGCCTGTGCCCCCCTGTAACCCGCACCGAGGATGACTTTGACCCGGGCGCAAAGTTCCACGTCCCTGCCAGCGTGCCATACGTCCG ttACTTCATCAGCTTCGTCATCCAGTTTCAGTTCCACAAAGCTCTGTGTGACGCAGCTAAGCATGTTGGGCCTCTGCACACGTGTGATATCTACCGATCTAAAGAAGCTGGGAAGCTGCTGGG GGATGTGATGCGGCTCGGTTACAGTAAGCCGTGGCCGGAAGCCATGGCCATGATCACGGGTCAGTCCAAGATGAGCGTCCAGCCTCTCATGCAGTACTTCCAACCTCTCATCACAtggctggaggaggagaacaaGAAGAACAACGAGGTCCGCGGGTGGCCCGACTACAACTGGAGACCTTCAG ATCCTGAAGTTGCAACGAATGATGAGAAAGTTGAGTTCCTGGGACTGAAAGTGGACAAGGCCGCTGCCAAAGCTGGCCAGTGGTTACTGCTGTCAATCAGCCTGGCTTTCCTGGTGGTCATCATCCAACTCGCCTACAAGTACAGGAAGTCCAAGAAGCGTAATAAGTCCTTATCTATGATGGAGCTCAAGCAAAAAGACTAG